One genomic segment of Komagataella phaffii GS115 chromosome 4, complete sequence includes these proteins:
- a CDS encoding Catalytic subunit of the NatB N-terminal acetyltransferase has protein sequence MTSIKPFQATDLFDINPVNLDVLTENYQPFFYLQYLVDWPPLFFKSVSGSVIDSSNGSILRNDVMSGYMMGKTEGKAKEWHTHITAVTVNPTYRRLGLASFLCEHLDQATDQEPYNTYFVDLFVRVTNKLAISMYHKLGYSVYRRVVGYYGDGSNENRNKLDDNHDAFDMRKSQTRDVKKETVRENGEKVNVLPYEVVF, from the coding sequence ATGACGTCTATAAAGCCCTTTCAAGCTACAGACCTGTTTGACATCAATCCAGTAAACCTGGATGTGCTGACTGAGAATTATCAGCCTTTTTTCTACCTCCAGTATTTGGTAGACTGGCCACCtttattcttcaaatctgTCTCTGGCAGTGTCATTGACAGTTCCAATGGTTCAATATTAAGGAACGACGTCATGTCTGGTTATATGATGGGTAAGACAGAAGGAAAGGCAAAAGAGTGGCACACGCATATCACTGCTGTGACAGTGAATCCAACCTATAGAAGACTGGGACTGGCCTCCTTTTTATGCGAGCATTTGGACCAAGCTACCGATCAAGAGCCTTACAATACCTACTTTGTCGACCTTTTCGTCCGAGTAACCAACAAATTGGCCATATCAATGTATCATAAGCTAGGCTATTCGGTGTACAGGAGAGTGGTAGGCTATTACGGTGACGGTAGTAACGAGAATAGGAACAAACTCGATGACAATCATGATGCATTTGATATGAGAAAAAGTCAGACGAGAGAtgtcaagaaagaaaccgTACGAGAAAACGGTGAAAAAGTTAATGTTTTACCCTATGAAGTGGTTTTTTAA
- a CDS encoding Peroxisomal adenine nucleotide transporter produces the protein MSGADYQLSLTEKATFGTLSAIVSTVVLYPLDLTKALIQTQEKVKTRKDHNEALKLEGGTIENILLSPGATGFENEASSIAEELIGEENDQLSQKLELELQDKARINPIYYRNTVDALLKILKQEGFKGWYHGLQASVTSAAVQSFSYFYFYEALKKLYSNSQKNSSKGRIFDELSISILAAALSQFFVTPFNVITTELQTSQFQKNVAHSQLIAIEESNIDLRKDSPLLYQYYKIMRNNKQEESTSLFKKLLGNNELIATGSKIVRKRGVSALWKGLKVSLILTLNPSITYGSYERLKKLIYGDIKYLSAFQSLVLGMISKMIATLVTQPLIVSKTVLQKSQDDPRAKQFNSFQQVLCHLWKTDKFKGLWRGLLSQIFKGALGQGLLFLFKDQIELVFLSLINIYRIYTKRI, from the coding sequence ATGTCAGGAGCAGACTATCAACTATCGTTGACTGAAAAAGCCACGTTTGGAACCCTTTCAGCAATAGTTTCTACGGTTGTGCTGTATCCATTGGACCTGACCAAAGCTTTGATACAAACTCAAGAAAAGGTCAAGACCAGAAAGGACCATAATGAGGCGCTGAAGCTTGAAGGAGGTACTATTGAGAATATTCTTTTGTCCCCAGGTGCTACCGGATTTGAGAATGAGGCCTCAAGCATAGCCGAAGAGCTAATTGGTGAAGAAAACGATCAATTATCTCAGAAATTGGAGTTGGAGTTACAAGATAAGGCAAGAATAAACCCCATCTACTACAGAAACACAGTAGATGCCCTATTaaaaattttgaagcagGAAGGCTTCAAAGGTTGGTACCATGGACTGCAAGCTTCTGTAACCTCAGCAGCTGTCCAGAGTTTTAGTTATTTTTACTTCTACGAAGCACTGAAGAAGCTATACTCTAACTCCCAAAAAAACAGttccaaaggaagaatatttgatgaACTCAGTATAAGTATACTGGCCGCAGCTTTATCTCAATTTTTTGTTACTCCTTTCAATGTAATTACTACAGAGTTGCAAACctctcaatttcaaaagaatgttGCCCACAGCCAATTGATTGCCATCGAAGAGAGCAACATCGATCTGAGAAAAGATTCTCCATTATTATACCAATACTACAAGATCATGCGCAATAATAAACAAGAGGAAAGTACATCATTATTCAAAAAACTACTGGGAAACAACGAGTTGATAGCCACCGGTAGTAAAATAGTAAGGAAAAGAGGTGTTAGTGCTCTTTGGAAAGGACTCAAGGTGTCACTCATCCTCACTTTAAACCCATCGATCACCTATGGCTCATATGAGAGGTTGAAGAAACTAATTTATGGGGATATAAAGTACTTATCGGCATTCCAGTCGTTAGTATTGGGCATGATCTCCAAAATGATAGCGACTCTGGTTACCCAACCCCTAATTGTTTCCAAGACTGTACTACAGAAATCGCAGGACGATCCTCGAGCCAAACAGTTCAATTCCTTTCAGCAAGTGTTATGTCACCTTTGGAAAACTGACAAATTTAAGGGGCTATGGAGGGGTCTTCTCTCCCAAATATTCAAAGGAGCCTTAGGGCAGGGATTACTAtttctgttcaaagatcaaataGAGCTGGtctttttgagtttgatcaaCATTTACAGAATTTACACCAAAAGGATTTAA
- a CDS encoding 40S ribosomal protein S23, translating into MGKGKPRGLNAARKLRVHRRNNRWADLQYKSKLLGTAFKSSPFGGSSHAKGIVLEKIGIASKQPNSAIRKCVRVQLIKNGKKVTAFVPNDGCLNFVDENDEVLLAGFGKRGKAKGDIPGVRFKVVKVSGVSLLSLWKEKREKPRS; encoded by the coding sequence ATGGGTAAAGGTAAGCCAAGAGGATTGAACGCCGCCAGAAAGTTGAGAGTGCACCGCAGAAACAACAGATGGGCCGACCTGCAATACAAGTCCAAGTTGTTGGGAACTGCCTTCAAGTCTTCTCCATTCGGTGGTTCTTCTCACGCTAAGGGAATCGTGTTGGAAAAGATTGGTATTGCTTCCAAGCAACCTAACTCCGCTATTAGAAAGTGTGTCAGAGTTCAGTTGATCAAGAACGGTAAGAAGGTTACCGCTTTCGTTCCAAATGATGGTTGTCTGAACTTCGTCGATGAGAACGACGAAGTTTTGTTGGCCGGTTTCGGTAAGAGAGGTAAGGCTAAGGGTGATATTCCAGGTGTCAGATTCAAGGTCGTCAAGGTCTCTGGTGTTTCTTTGCTGTCCTTGTGGAAGGAGAAGAGAGAGAAGCCAAGATCATAA
- a CDS encoding Protein that interacts with Spt6p and copurifies with Spt5p and RNA polymerase II has product MSDEESENKKLLDQVLPEKTDQETQPEADAALAEQEAPENEPNEPASDDDSDSDLSDISDVDEEKVAEGLRYLDEQTAASLSKHKAAQPSSTHKKKEPTRRRPKQQTARETQYEPDVVEDEAARRTRLFEEKLDAAIKRKPNKRKKNDDVDLEQMQDELIQQLKLQMEESAIRDANNIEQGKPAIFKLKLLPKVKDILLRANLADSILDNNLLASVRLWLEPLPDASLPAYQIQKVLFDAIKSLPIKTSHLRESGLGKVMVFYQKSKRVEPNLKRTAEKLISDWTRPIMGASDNYKDMRVRTQQFDPAQFAESLPGRVSVRPQEAKTLYEEAAERRKRAAIPQARTAAYTIAPQVNTELLMSSARRTLPSGVGSSLSGEDQYKRLNSRLNTMGTKRKSSAKKGGISIEGRGLPQ; this is encoded by the coding sequence ATGTCAGACGAGGAATCAGAGAATAAAAAGCTCCTTGATCAGGTGCTGCCTGAAAAGACCGATCAAGAAACACAGCCCGAAGCAGACGCTGCGCTGGCTGAGCAAGAAGCTCCTGAGAACGAACCCAATGAGCCTGCTTCTGACGACGACTCAGACTCAGATTTGTCAGATATTTCCGATGTGGACGAAGAGAAGGTCGCAGAGGGATTGAGATATCTCGATGAACAGACCGCTGCATCTTTGTCAAAACATAAAGCTGCCCAACCTTCCTCGACtcacaagaagaaagagcccaccagaagaagaccaaaGCAACAAACCGCCAGAGAAACTCAATACGAGCCTGATGTCGTGGAAGACGAAGCCGCcagaagaacaagattgTTCGAAGAGAAACTGGATGCTGCAATCAAAAGGAAGCCaaacaagagaaagaagaacgATGACGTGGATCTAGAGCAGATGCAGGATGAGCTTATACAACAACTTAAATTACAAATGGAAGAATCCGCCATCCGTGATGCAAACAACATTGAACAGGGAAAACCTgccattttcaaattgaaactaCTTCCCAAGGTAAAGGACATACTTTTGAGAGCCAACTTGGCCGATTCTATACTGGACAACAACTTATTGGCCTCAGTAAGACTATGGCTGGAACCATTACCAGATGCATCCTTGCCAGCTTACCAAATACAGAAAGTGCTATTTGACGCTATCAAGTCACTTCCCATCAAGACATCTCATTTGAGAGAAAGTGGTTTAGGCAAAGTGATGGTATTCTACCAGAAATCCAAGAGAGTGGAACCCAACCTTAAGAGAACTGCCGAGAAATTGATCAGTGATTGGACCAGACCCATAATGGGAGCATCGGATAATTACAAAGACATGCGTGTTAGGACCCAGCAATTTGATCCTGCCCAGTTTGCGGAATCCTTGCCTGGAAGGGTCAGTGTCAGACCCCAGGAGGCCAAAACCCTTTACGAAGAGGCAgctgaaagaagaaagcGTGCGGCCATCCCCCAAGCAAGAACAGCTGCTTACACCATCGCTCCTCAAGTCAATACCGAGCTGCTGATGAGTTCAGCCAGAAGGACTCTGCCTTCCGGAGTGGGATCATCCCTGAGCGGAGAGGACCAATACAAGAGATTAAACTCAAGGCTCAACACTATGGGGACCAAACGCAAGTCGTCGGCCAAGAAAGGAGGAATCTCCATTGAAGGAAGAGGGCTTCCGCAATAA